A genomic segment from Glycine max cultivar Williams 82 chromosome 1, Glycine_max_v4.0, whole genome shotgun sequence encodes:
- the LOC100807473 gene encoding probable membrane-associated kinase regulator 2, with the protein MEAFTLLKYWRGGGALGHPPSSDTPSSRTATTTTILTAVENENATESDDDDDGPFFDLEFTVPDEDAHENPNANHTQEEEDEDINIEESDGEREFKFTLSPSSNDRSDPNLSPLSPSDDLFFKGKLVHVDPSEPNSKPQFTASLLKSATKFRVFMLGLKKPKPNDKDSNNGSDSAIPEAHKDKKHFTVKFKVEEVPIVSLFSSKANKNQNQKQTSEDKPSEEKRFSKEVMHKYLKMVKPLYIRVSRRYGEKLSLNPAAKAPPPPPTAEPEGVSVGGGETNVKSSTQGQKLPAGLSVVCKHLGKSRSASSAVAAAAPPAVFVSSKRRDDSLLQQQDGIQGAILHCKRSFNASRPECESSQLPRSVSHPWDEIGINEAKDKRLSA; encoded by the exons ATGGAAGCTTTCACCTTGCTCAAATACTGGAGAGGCGGCGGTGCTCTCGGACACCCACCTTCCTCCGACACTCCCTCTtcacgcaccgccaccaccaccaccatcctCACCGCCGTCGAAAACGAAAATGCAACCGAAagcgacgacgacgacgacggcCCCTTCTTCGACTTAGAGTTCACCGTCCCCGACGAAGACGCTCATGAAAATCCAAACGCGAACCACacccaagaagaagaagatgaagatattAACATCGAAGAATCCGACGGCGAGAGAGAGTTTAAGTTCACTCTCTCCCCTTCGAGCAACGACCGTAGTGATCCGAACCTCTCGCCGCTGTCTCCTTCGGACGATCTGTTCTTCAAGGGAAAGCTGGTGCACGTGGACCCTTCCGAACCTAACTCCAAGCCTCAGTTCACCGCCTCCCTCTTAAAATCCGCCACCAAATTCCGCGTCTTCATGTTGGGCCTCAAAAAGCCCAAGCCCAACGACAAAGACTCCAACAACGGTTCCGATTCCGCAATTCCAGAGGCCCACAAAGACAAGAAGCACTTCACCGTCAAATTCAAAGTCGAAGAGGTCCCCATCGTCTCTCTCTTCAGCTCCAAAGCCAATAAAAACCAGAACCAAAAGCAAACCTCAGAGGACAAACCTTCCGAAGAGAAACGCTTCTCCAAGGAAGTAATGCACAAGTATTTGAAAATGGTCAAGCCTCTCTACATTAGAGTCTCGCGCCGCTACGGCGAAAAACTCAGCTTAAACCCCGCCGCAAAAGCACCGCCTCCGCCGCCCACGGCGGAACCAGAAGGTGTTAGTGTTGGTGGCGGCGAAACAAACGTGAAGAGTAGTACTCAAGGCCAAAAACTACCAGCAGGGCTTAGCGTTGTGTGCAAGCATTTGGGGAAAAGCCGTTCAGCATCTTCGGCGGTGGCGGCGGCGGCTCCTCCGGCGGTGTTTGTGTCTTCGAAACGACGCGATGATTCGCTGTTGCAGCAACAGGATGGGATTCAAGGCGCCATTTTACACTGCAAGAGATCCTTCAATGCATCCAGACCTG AGTGTGAGTCTTCTCAGCTGCCGCGTTCTGTGAGCCATCCATGGGACGAGATAGGCATCAATGAAGCCAAAGACAAGCGCCTTTCAGCATAG
- the LOC102667904 gene encoding late embryogenesis abundant protein At1g64065: protein MAKSIQQERRSGKCFVYLLAAFVILCALVLVFASLLRVKNPYLKLRSATSNKISYSTSPSFNATLIIFLGIKNPNFGAFSYNNNRVSVLYAGVKIADRQINGGRVRFRETKEINVTVKLMSAKAPISENLSIDISSGSLNLTSNVKFSGTVHMLKIINIRKTIEMACAMKLNLTSHTIQGIQCQ, encoded by the coding sequence ATGGCCAAGTCCATACAGCAAGAGCGAAGAAGCGGCAAATGTTTCGTATATTTGCTGGCAGCCTTTGTCATCTTATGCGCACTTGTGTTGGTTTTTGCGTCCCTATTGCGCGTCAAGAATCCATATCTCAAATTAAGATCAGCTACTTCCAACAAAATCAGTTACAGCACTTCACCTTCCTTCAACGCCACCCTCATCATCTTTCTCGGCATCAAGAACCCAAATTTCGGCGCCTTCAGTTACAATAATAACAGGGTGAGTGTGCTCTATGCGGGTGTAAAGATCGCTGATAGGCAAATCAATGGTGGCAGGGTGCGTTTCAGAGAAACCAAAGAAATTAATGTTACTGTGAAATTGATGTCCGCTAAGGCACCCATTAGTGAGAATCTTTCTATTGACATTAGTTCGGGGTCGTTGAATCTCACGAGTAATGTCAAATTTAGTGGCACAGTTCATATGCTCAAGATTATCAACATCAGAAAGACCATAGAAATGGCTTGTGCTATGAAGCTCAACTTGACCTCGCACACAATTCAGGGTATTCAATGCCAATAG
- the LOC102668526 gene encoding late embryogenesis abundant protein At1g64065 — protein sequence MAKSLSSPVANKSSMTTEEVIAMFPSRKEEKESSKCLVYALVVFVAILFIWLVFASIVLRVGDPQIQLKSARLMHNTYNNHSVSSNSSFKVTLLARVSLTNPNLFCRFYYGNTRVSVLYGASSVGAWELEGARLEGRETKEIDFVVHMSFSTKLVVVKRNLTNDTTHSDSAGMLKLRSYAKLSGTVHVLNMVNKKKTIEVACILNLNLTSYSTQHFQC from the coding sequence atggcAAAGTCCTTGTCAAGTCCTGTGGCAAACAAATCCAGCATGACAACAGAGGAAGTGATCGCCATGTTCCCATCAcgcaaagaagaaaaagaaagcagcAAATGTTTGGTGTATGCTTTGGTTGTCTTTGTAGCCATATTGTTCATTTGGCTTGTTTTTGCATCTATCGTGTTGCGggtgggagatccccagattcagtTGAAATCAGCCAGGTTGATGCACAATACTTATAATAATCATAGTGTTTCATCAAATTCTTCCTTTAAGGTGACCTTGCTAGCTCGCGTGTCCCTCACGAACCCAAACTTGTTCTGTCGCTTCTATTACGGGAACACTAGAGTGAGTGTGCTCTATGGGGCTTCCAGTGTTGGTGCATGGGAATTGGAAGGTGCGAGATTGGAGGGTAGAGAAACCAAAGAAATCGATTTCGTGGTTCACATGAGTTTCAGTACTAAGCTAGTGGTAGTAAAGAGAAATCTAACCAATGATACTACCCACTCTGACTCTGCAGGCATGCTGAAACTCAGAAGCTACGCAAAATTAAGTGGTACAGTGCACGTGCTGAACAtggtaaataagaaaaagaCCATAGAAGTGGCTTGTATTCTGAATCTCAACTTGACCTCATATTCCACACAACATTTCCAATGCTAA